In a single window of the Bacteroidota bacterium genome:
- a CDS encoding methyltransferase domain-containing protein — protein MQIKSLFSKPIYEYNKVQFFISLLRRNSKLQLNQSDNRKYLNVGCGANIYPQFVNLDWQWRPGVDYCWDILRGLPFSNEQFIGIYSEHCLEHLPFDRIQFVLSEFYRVLKAGGVARIVLPDGQKYIETYYKRMNGEFVEFPYENDLTLKTPMMHVNSVFRYHGHLYCYDFNTLKLLLEEIGFVNIVKSGFNESQDLNFKCDTKHRENESLYLECTK, from the coding sequence ATGCAGATTAAAAGTCTTTTCTCTAAACCTATATATGAATACAATAAGGTCCAGTTTTTTATTTCACTTTTAAGAAGAAATTCAAAGCTACAATTAAATCAGAGTGATAATCGTAAATACCTTAACGTTGGTTGTGGAGCTAATATTTATCCACAATTTGTAAATCTTGATTGGCAATGGAGACCTGGTGTTGATTACTGTTGGGACATTCTTCGTGGATTACCGTTTAGCAATGAACAATTTATTGGAATTTACTCCGAGCACTGTCTTGAACACCTTCCTTTTGATCGAATTCAATTTGTTTTAAGTGAGTTTTATAGGGTACTAAAAGCTGGGGGAGTTGCACGCATTGTTTTGCCTGATGGACAAAAATATATTGAAACATATTATAAAAGGATGAACGGTGAATTTGTTGAATTCCCATATGAAAATGATTTAACATTAAAAACCCCTATGATGCATGTCAATTCTGTATTCCGATATCATGGGCATTTGTATTGTTACGATTTTAATACATTGAAGTTATTACTTGAGGAAATTGGATTCGTTAATATTGTTAAATCCGGTTTTAACGAGAGTCAGGACTTAAATTTCAAATGTGACACAAAACACAGGGAAAATGAATCTCTTTATCTCGAATGCACCAAATGA
- a CDS encoding CatB-related O-acetyltransferase — protein sequence MVIKITPAILNLLEETGVAHQYTIGDFDRSIGWIKPGDDYEINSRIVIEGPCAFYGGPYNPSPWQKSGFLCQMGACSYSHSALPEGFIVGRYSSVAKGLRFLDFSHPTDWLSSSVAFFKPENTPHLTTIHHLIDRQLAETTIRRHEFDPKTGKQYPVIDHDVWIGENVTLGMGIHIGTGAVIASGSIVTRNVPPYAIVAGIPATVKKYRFDQELIKSLLASEWWKYSYADLLELDYKNPERFLEQFQENRNSGKLQEWKPNTLILPESFERLT from the coding sequence ATGGTTATAAAGATTACTCCTGCCATTTTAAACCTGCTTGAAGAAACCGGAGTTGCCCATCAGTACACGATTGGTGATTTTGACCGGTCAATTGGCTGGATTAAACCTGGTGACGATTACGAGATCAATTCCAGAATTGTAATCGAAGGACCATGTGCTTTTTATGGTGGACCTTACAATCCCTCTCCGTGGCAAAAGTCTGGTTTTTTATGTCAGATGGGTGCCTGTTCCTATTCTCATTCTGCTTTGCCGGAAGGATTCATTGTTGGTCGCTACAGTTCTGTGGCAAAGGGTCTTCGTTTCCTTGATTTTTCTCATCCAACCGATTGGCTATCCTCATCTGTTGCCTTTTTTAAACCAGAAAACACTCCGCATCTTACCACGATTCATCATCTGATCGACCGGCAGTTGGCAGAAACCACCATTCGAAGACATGAATTTGACCCGAAAACGGGAAAACAATATCCGGTTATTGACCATGATGTATGGATTGGTGAAAATGTAACCCTGGGAATGGGAATCCATATCGGGACAGGAGCCGTCATCGCATCGGGCAGCATTGTTACCAGAAATGTTCCCCCCTATGCTATTGTGGCAGGCATACCGGCCACAGTAAAAAAATACCGGTTCGACCAGGAACTGATAAAATCGCTTCTTGCTTCGGAGTGGTGGAAATACAGCTATGCTGACCTGCTCGAATTGGATTATAAAAACCCAGAGAGATTTCTGGAACAATTCCAGGAAAACCGAAATTCAGGAAAATTACAGGAATGGAAGCCAAATACCCTGATCCTGCCTGAATCATTCGAACGACTTACCTGA
- a CDS encoding capsular biosynthesis protein: MNHNLVAVIPAKSNSSRVPNKNFKPFYESQSLLEIKIRQALDSGIFSEIYVSSDSDEARHISERLGVKFLLRDFSLCVDETPWGTVLRGILNQVPVSQDTLIGWLMPTSPLFSDFKSAYARLLAEPEKDSLLTVTRLKHFYLNADYIPINHQWGVWHSYSQGIRPIFHMNLAFFISPKSMMMDNQYQIGNKPIFYEIGPIESQDIDTPTEFETCQVLYQAIIQKRITL; this comes from the coding sequence ATGAATCATAATCTGGTTGCAGTCATACCTGCAAAATCAAACTCAAGTCGGGTTCCTAATAAGAATTTCAAACCATTTTATGAAAGCCAGTCTTTGCTGGAAATAAAAATCAGACAGGCATTGGATTCTGGTATTTTTTCAGAAATCTATGTTTCCAGTGATTCTGATGAAGCCCGGCATATTTCTGAGCGACTGGGCGTTAAATTTCTACTTCGTGACTTTTCTTTATGCGTCGATGAGACACCATGGGGAACTGTTTTGCGTGGTATTCTGAATCAGGTCCCGGTCAGTCAGGACACATTGATTGGATGGTTAATGCCAACCTCACCTTTGTTTTCTGATTTCAAATCTGCTTATGCACGCCTCTTAGCTGAGCCTGAAAAGGATTCATTATTAACAGTGACACGTTTGAAACACTTTTACCTGAACGCTGATTATATTCCAATTAATCATCAATGGGGAGTCTGGCATTCCTATTCACAGGGAATCCGTCCCATTTTCCACATGAATCTTGCCTTTTTTATTTCACCAAAGAGTATGATGATGGACAATCAATACCAGATCGGGAATAAACCCATCTTTTATGAAATTGGTCCGATTGAAAGTCAGGATATTGATACGCCGACAGAGTTCGAAACCTGTCAGGTTCTTTATCAGGCAATTATTCAGAAACGAATCACACTGTAA